A region of the Candidatus Rokuibacteriota bacterium genome:
GCCGGGCTGGTGGACATCGGCGATGTGCTCCCCACCTATGTCGCGGGCGACGTGCCCGTCATCGAAGCGGTGGACCTGCCCGGCTTGTTCGCTGACTTTGAAACCTCCGTCAAGGCCCACATCGCCTTCATGCCTGTCTTCAAGAAGTACGAAGACAAGCTCGGGGGTGTCGTCCTGGGGGCTTACCTCTGGCCCCATCAGGTCATCTTCAGCCGGAAGCCGGTCCGGGGCCCCGCAGACTTGAAGGGGCTGAAAGTACGAGTCTACGGCACTGCCCAGACGGAGTTCTCACGGGCGCTTGGGCTCGAGCCCGTCTCCGTCGCCTTCGCCGAGGTATACACCGCTCTTGACCGCGGGACGGTGGACGCGGGCTTCACGGGAACCTACTCGGGGTGGGGGGTGAAGTGGTTCGAGGTGACCAAGCACCTGGTGGATGTTAATCATGGTCCCGTGTCCGGCACCTTCGCAGTGAGCAAGAAGACGTGGGATAAGCTCACCCCCGAACTCCGGGAACTCCTCACGAAACTCGGACAGGAGTTCAGCGAGAAGGGGTGGGAGGTCGGGCGCTGGACCACACAGCAAGGCGTCGACAGGAACAGAGAGAAAGGGATGGAGTGGGTCCCCACCAGTCCGGCCATGGCGGCTGCGGTCAAGGAAGCTGTGAAGAACGCAGTCGTGCCGAACTGGATCAAGCGCGCGGGACCGGATGCCAAGCCGATCTTCAACCAGTACGTCGCCCCCTACGCCGGCTTTACCATCCCCTGAGGAGTCGCAGGACGGCAGCGGTGAGGCGAACAGAAGAGACTCGCGCTGAGGGCGGTCCGCCCACCGCTGTCCTTCCGGGCACCGCGCGCCAGGTGCTTCGCGCCGTCGATCTCCTGGCGAAGGGGATGGCCTATATCAGCGGCGCCCTCTTCCTCCTGGCCTCCTTCTACATCACTCTCGACGTCATCGGCCGAAAGTTCTTTCACGTCTCCTCGGCGGTGACGGACGAGATCGGCGGCTATGCCCTGGCCATGGGCGGCATGTGGGCCCTGGCCTACGCCCTTCGCATCGGGGGGCATGTCAGAATCGATATCCTGCTCCCTCATCTCCCGCCGCGCGTGCGGGCGCTGCTCAATTACGCGGCCGTGGCCGTGATGGTCCTCTTCGCCGCGATGGTGGCGCTCTATACCTGGCGCCTCGCCCTCGACTCCCTCGCCGGCAACGCCAAGGCCATGAGCTTCATCCAGACCCCCCTCTTCGTGCCCCAGGGTCTTATGGCATTCGGATTCACGGTGCTGACCCTGGAGGCGGTAGTGATTCTCGTCGTCGGGCTCATCGAGTCGCTTCGCCTCGGACACTTGGCGCCGCTTGCGGGGCTCGAGCCCTCCGAGCGGGCCGACCAAGCCTAGGCGGGGGTCGCTCCAAAGGAGAGACCGAGTGGCATTTGTCGCGCTCACTGTTGCAAGTGTGCTCATGCTGGCGGCCTTTCTCCTCGGGCTCCACGTGGCTGCCGCTCTGGGCGTCCTGAGCTTCTCCCTCATGTACGTGTTCAGCGACCGACCGCTCTGGGAGATGCTCGGGCTCATCGCATGGAACACCAACACGAGCTTTGTGCTCGTCGCGATTCCCTTCTTCATTATGATGGGCGAGATCCTGCTCCGGAGCGGCCTGTCAGACCGCCTCTATCGGGTGCTGTCCCACTGGCTCGCCCCACTGCCGGGAGGGCTCATGCACAGCAACATCGCCGCGTGCGCCACTTTCGCGGCGGTCTCGGGCTCGAGCGTCGCCACGGCGGCGACGATTGGCTCCGTCGCCCTCCCCGCCTTCCGCGCCCGGGGTTACAACGAGCGGCTGGTCCTGGGATCCCTGGCCGCAGGCGGGACGCTGGGGATTCTGATTCCTCCCAGCATCAACTTCATCGTCTACGGGGTGCTGATGGAGGTCTCCATCGGCAGACTCTACATCGCCGGGATCTTCCCCGGGATCCTGCTCTCGCTCCTGTTCATGGCCGTGATCTTCTACGCCGCTGTCCTCCGGCCCGGCGTCGCTCCGCGCGAGACCGCTGTGTCGTGGAAGACCCGGCTGATCGGGCTCCTCGACATGCTGCCCACTTTCTTCCTGATCTTCCTGGTCCTGGGAACGATCTACCTGGGCGTGGCCACGCCCACCGAGGCGGCGGGCTTCGGTGTCACCGGGGCCTTTCTCCTGGCCCTGTTCAGCCGCCGGGTGAGCCCAGCGATGCTGCGTGAGGTCTTCCTCTCGAGCGCCCGCACCACGGCCATGGTCATGCTGATCCTCACCGCGGCCTTCATCCTCAACTCCACGCTGGCGATCCTCGGCGTGCCGTATGCCATCTCGAAGGCCGTGGCCTCCTGGGGGCTGACGCCGACCGTCACGCTCGTCGTCCTCGTGCTCTTCTACCTGTTCCTCGGAACCTTTATGGACGGCTTCGCCATGATGGTGACCACCATCCCGGTGATCCTCCCCGTCTTAAAGACGATGAACATCGATCTGGTGTGGTTCGGGGTCATCGCGGTGATTCTGACGGAGGCCGCGCTCATCTCGCCGCCCGAGGGGCTGAACCTCTACGTCATCCACGGCCTACGCCAGAACCCGGGGGCAGGCGAGCGCCGGACGATCATGGATGTCTACCTGGGGGTGCTGCCGTTCTTCCTGATGATGCTGCTGGGGATCGCGTTCATCATCATGTTCCCGCAGATCGCGCTCTGGCTCCCGACCACGATGAAGGGAAGCTGAGCCCCCGATGGCAACACCGAGCGAAGCGCGGCTCATCCGGCGCTACTTCACAGGTTGCTCGCGTAGGGAGAGACACGAATGCGGATAGGGATCACCGGTGCAGGAGCGATCGGGAGCGTCGTGGGTGGAATGCTGACGCGGGCCGGGCACGACGTGACGCTCATCGACCAGTGGCCGGAGCACGTCGAGGCGATGAAGCGGAGCGGCCTCCGGCTGAGCGGCACGTGCGGTGAGCACCTGATCCCGGTCAGGGCGCTCCACATCCATGAGCTCCAGAGCGTCGGCGAGCCGTTCGACGCGGTCTTCATCGCGGTCAAGTCCTACGACACCGAGTGGGCCACCGCCCTCTGCGTCGCGTACCTCAAGCAGCCGGACGGCGTCGTGGTCGACTTTCAGAACGGAGTCAACGACGAGCGGGTCGCGGCGATCGCTGGAAGGGAGCGGACGCTCGGCTGCGTGATCACCATCGGGGCGGGACTCTACGAGCCGGGCCACGCGATCCGGACCGACCGGGGCTCGGTGGGGTTCAGGATCGGTGAGCTGGACGGAGCCGAATCCGGGCGGGTGCACGACCTTGTGAAGGTCATGAACGATGTGGCCCCGGCCAAGGTGACGACGAACCTCCGCGGCGAGCGCTGGTCCAAGCTGGGGGTCAACTGCATGGCGAACCCGCTGGCCGGGCTGAGCGGCTTCGGCTCGGCGGAGGTCCGGAGCCAGCCCGAGCCCCGCCGCATCGCGATCCAGATCGCGGCCGAGGTGGTCAAGGTCGGCCGCGCCCTGGGATACGAGGTCGAGCCGATCTACGGCATCGCGCCGCAACGGATGGTGGACGCCGCCGAGGGCCGGGGCCTGGCGGCGGTGGAGGCCGACATGGCTGCGGGGGTCCAGTTCCTGAGCGGCGGCCGGCCGTCCCTGCTCCAGGACGTGATGAAGGGCCGGCGGACCGAAGTCAACTACCTGAACGGGTACGTCTCAGAGCAGGGCCGAAAGGTGGGCGTGAAGACGCCGTTCAACGACGCGATCGTGGAGCTCTTCCGCCGTCACGGGGTCGGGCTCAGACCCGATCCGAGGAACCTCGAGCCGCTCCTGAAGCTGCTCCCCGGATAGGGCCAATCGTCGCCGCCCACGCACCTCTCGGCGGGAGAAACGGGCGTCTTCTTTCCAGGAGCTTGTCCGAGTAATGCCCTTCGAGCGCGCACCCGCTGCGCGGGTACCCGGCCCGCGCAACCGACTCGGGTCTCGCCTCTGTCTGATTTACTCGGGCCTCGCCTCGTCGCTGGCACCGGCGATGAAACTGCCGGCGCCGAAGCGCCTCGGCTCGAACTGCCGTGCCTGCGGCTCGTCGGCAGCCCCTCGGCTCGAACCACCATTCCTGGGGGAGGCCTCGGAGGGGGCCCGGGTACCCGCGCCGAAGGCGTGGGTGTCCCCCTCCGATTGTCCTAGCCGCAGCGCCGCGCCATCTCAGCGCGTACAGCATCCCGGAGCCGCACCACCTCCCTCCAGCCTTCGCCTTCGGGCTTCATCGGGGCCCCGATCGTCACCGTGATCTGCCCCGGCCGCGGGAGCCACGTGTCCGCGGGGAGAATCTCCCGGGTTCCCCGGAGGATGATGGGTACCACGGGACACCCGGCCTCTACGGCTGCCTTAAAGGCTCCCAGCTTGAACGGGAGGAGCCCGGCGGACCGGACGAATGTCCCTTCGGGAAAGACCAGAAGCGGGACGTCACCCCGGAGCATTGCCGTCACGCGCCCGGCATCCGCGACGCTCCGGGAGAGGTCGGTCCGCTCAACCATCACGTGACCCACCTTGCCCAGCACCGTCTTGATGAACGGGACCGCCTCAAGCTCCCGCATGGCCACGAACCGGAACTCCAGCGGGAGGGCGGCCGAGAGTGCTACCGCGTCCAGATAGCTGGCGTGGTTGGCCGCCAGGATTGCCGTTCCCAGGCCCCGGAGACTGTCGAGCCCTTCGACCCGGATCCGGCAGCCGGCAGACGCCAGCAGGATCCGGCAGAAGCGCCGCACAAGCCGGTCCACCGGGCGCCCCGGCGGAAGAATGAGCACCAGCGCCCAGATCACCGGCAGGGCCGGAAGCAGGAGGAGCCCCACATAGGCGGCGTAGCCCAACCTGAGTGCCTGACCCAGAAGGCGCCCTCCCCGGCCTCCCAGACCCCGCATCAGGAGCCACGCCCATTGCGCCCACGCCCATCGGCGGACGCCGAGCTTCCCGGCGAGATAGGCGTCGCACGTGGCGCTCCGGCGCACCTTCCCACTGGAAGTCTTGAGCACGGACCCCTGCGGAGCGATCACCACGACGTCCGGGGGGATGCCGACCGTTGCGGCCAGGCGCTCGATGACAGCCGCCTCAAGCCGCGCCCGCGCCTCGGGTGTCGTCTCCCGGCTCTCGGCCACCACGACCAGGCGCTCGGTTCCGATCGCAGGGTCCGCGATCCCGAACGCGGCCACGCACCCCTTGCGGATCCCGGGAATGTTCCCCACCACCTCCTCGACTTCCTGGGGATACAGGTTCCGACCCGCCTTGATGATGAGGTCTTTCCGCCGGCCGGTGATGAAGAGCTCTCCGTCGGCCGTGTAGCCCAGGTCGCCGGAGTCCATCCACCCGTCGTGGATCGCTGCCCGGCTCGCGTCCGGATTTCGGAAATATCCCCGGGTCACCGATGGACCGCGGAACTGGATGTGCCCCTCGATCCGCTCGCCTAGCGGTCGGCCGTCGGCGTCGACGATCCGGACCTCGTGCTCGGAGAGCGGCCGACCGCACGAGACGAAGCGAAGGGGGTTCTGATCCTCGGGGGCTGCCGGGTGCGCCACCCGGTCGCGCTGGAAGCGCTCGCGGACCACCCGGTCGACCCACGGGCCTCGCTCGGTGGGCGGAACCGTCAGCGCCGCGGCGGCCTCCGCCAGGCCGTAGACCGGGCACATCGCCGCCGGTCGGAAGCCATAGGGAGCGAAGCGGCGGGTGAAGCGCTCGAGCGTGTCCGGGCTCACCGGCTCGGCGCCGTTGAAGGCCAGACGCCAGGAGCTGAGATCGAGGCCCTGGAGTTCGTCGTCGGTCACCTTCCGGACGCAGAGCTCGTAGGCGAAGTTCGGAGCCACCGACAGCGTCCCGCGGTAGGCGTGGAGCGCCTGGAGCCAGCGCGCCGGGCGGGCGAGGAAGGCCAGCGGCGAGAGGATCACGATCGGAATGCCGTGGTAGAGGGCTAGGAGCCAGCCGATCAGCCCCATGTCGTGGTAGAGCGGAAGCCAGCTGACGCCGACATCGTCGGGCCCGATCGCGATCGCGCGCCCGCTGGCCCGGATGTTCGCCACGAGGTTGGCGTGGGTGAGCAGTACGCCTTTCGGCTCGCCGGTACTCCCGGACGTGTACTGGATCAGCGCCGGATCCTCAGGGTCCAGGTGGACCGACGCCGGTTCGGCGCCGGGGAGCGCGAGCCGTTGCGCCCCCGCCACCTGCGCGAGGGAGGGCACACGCGCCATGAGCAGGGCCGCAACACGTTCGGCCTCCCGGAAGGTGATGAGCAGGCGCGCCCCGGCGTTTTGCAGGATCCGGACCTGGCGCTCCAGGTACTCCCCGATCTGGTCGGGGCGAAAGGGCGGGTAAATCGGAACGGGGACGCCGCCGGCGAGGAGGGTACCGAAAAACGCCCCGAAGAAGTCCGCTTCGGTCCTGAGCATGAGCGCCACGGCATCGCCCCGCTGGAGTCCGCGCGCGTGGAGACCGGCGGCGATGGCTGAGGCCCGATCCCAGAGTGCCCCGTAGGTGATTGGCCGCTCGCTTCCGTCCTCTTCCCTGAGGAACATGTGCGTCCGCCCCGGCTGAGCCGCGGCCTGCCACCTGAGGACATCCGCGAGCGTCCGGGATGCCGCCGGTGCCGGGGCACCCACACTGGGCCGCGGGGACGGTCGGAGGACGATCTCGGGGGCGGAGGGGCCGGCGGTGTGAACCGCGTTCACCAAATCCAGGAGCGTGTCCGCCTCCGCCATGACCGCGTCAGGGAGGCGCACGCCAAATGCCTGCTCCAGCCGCAGAAGGAGCTCCACCCGCTCGAGGCTGCCGAGGCCGAGATCGCGGTCGACGGACGCATCCGGCGAGACCGCCTGCCGCCCTGAGCCGCCCCGGAGCTCCGTCAGAAGCTCTTCGACGATCTCGATCACTCGCCGCTCGACCGTCTGCGTATCGAGGCTTTCCATCGCGTCACACCCGAGAGGCCGCGGTGTCAGCAGTTCGCCGGCGAGCGCATCCGCTCGACGATGACCTGTGCGCCTTCCAGTATTTCCAGGGTCACGCTGACCTCGGCGCAGGCCCGGCCGATGGCGCCGTAGAGGTCCGTGATCGCCGAGACGCTTTCCCGCAGCTTGGACCGGGAGAAGACCTCGCCCGGGGCGAGCTTGAGCTGGCGGCGAACCTCTTCGACCGGCAGGACACGGGTCCCGGTGACCTCGACGTTCCCCACGGTGAACTGCAGCCCCTCGATGAGGTTGACCGTAATCGTCACGCGCGCCCGGGCCCGGTCCACGGTGATTTCATGGGATTCCACCCGAGCGTGAAGGTAGCCATGGTCGTGGTAGAGCGCCACGATCCGCTCGAGGTCCCGCTCCAGGCTCCGGCGCTGGACGATCCCCCCGAAGAAGAAGAACCGCCGCTCCCGGGTCTCCATGGCGGCCTTGATCTGCCGCGCGGCGAGGCCCTTCGCGCCTCCGATCACGATCCGGTCGATCGTAAAGCGGCGTCCTTCGACGATTCCGAACACGACCCGGAGGTCCCCGTCCGAAAGCGCCCGGGCCTCGGGCGTGATCTCCGCCTCGAAATAGCCCTCCTGCTCGTAGTGGTCTTTGAGCCGCTCGCGTGAGCGCTCGACATCCGTCGGGTTGTAGATAAGCCCTGGTTTGAGGTCGATCGTCTCCTGAAGCGTCTGGGTGGCGATCCGACGGTTGCCCTCGAACGCGATGTCGCGGATGAACGGTCGCTCGACCACGACGAAGGTCAGCTTGATCCCCCCCTCGAATTCCTCGACCTTCACCTGGACATCGTCGAAGAACCCGAGGGCGAAGACGGCCCGGATATCCTGGGCCACCTGGGCCCGGACGAAGGGAGCGCCCAGCCTGGTCTGGATTCGTTGCAGGATCACGGCTTCCTGGACCCGCCGGTTCCCCTGAACCGCCAGCTCCCTGACCATGAGCGGGGGTGGTCCTTCCTCGGGCTGAGCCCGGGCACGCCAGGGGAGCGCGCACACCGCCAGCCCGGCCGCCGCAAGGGCAAGCACCACCACTCCGGCTCGCTTCGCTGTCATCCCCACGCTCCGGACACCCCTGCGGCACCCTCGACCTCACCGCCCGCGGGGTAACTCGTCCAACCGTCGGTTCCTGAACCGCACCCGAGCCTCGCGCCAGGTGAAGCGGTCAGGGGCGACCCAAGGATACCGCCACTCGCCATGGCGAGGAATAACCTGCGATGGGGAGCGAGGGCAATCAGCTGCCGCGTTCTGACGGTGGCCCCCAGCCTCCTCCCCCGGGCGTGACGATCTGGACGCGGTCACCGGGCTTGAGCGGGTAGCCCCAGACCTTCGACGGCAGTCGCAGTTCCTGCGGCGTCGCCGGGTTCAGCACGAGCGCCGCGCGGCCACCGGGCCCGCCACCCTGAAGGCCCCAGGGCGGCATCTCCGCCCGCTCCAGCGTCCCCAGCAACTGGGCCTCGTGGTCCAGGACTTGAATGGTCCGTCGGATCCCCATCCCGCCTCGGAACTTGCCCGCGCCACCGCTGCCGTCCACCAGCGCGTAGTCCTCGACGAGGAGCGGGTACTCCATCTCGAGGCACTCGACCGGGAGGTTGGAGGTGTTCGTGATGTGGACCTGGACGGCGTCCAGGCCATCGGCGTGAGCCGTCGCCCCAGCGCCGCCTCCGATCGTCTCCAGATAGATGTAGTAGCGGCCC
Encoded here:
- a CDS encoding TRAP transporter small permease, which produces MRRTEETRAEGGPPTAVLPGTARQVLRAVDLLAKGMAYISGALFLLASFYITLDVIGRKFFHVSSAVTDEIGGYALAMGGMWALAYALRIGGHVRIDILLPHLPPRVRALLNYAAVAVMVLFAAMVALYTWRLALDSLAGNAKAMSFIQTPLFVPQGLMAFGFTVLTLEAVVILVVGLIESLRLGHLAPLAGLEPSERADQA
- a CDS encoding TRAP transporter large permease — encoded protein: MLAAFLLGLHVAAALGVLSFSLMYVFSDRPLWEMLGLIAWNTNTSFVLVAIPFFIMMGEILLRSGLSDRLYRVLSHWLAPLPGGLMHSNIAACATFAAVSGSSVATAATIGSVALPAFRARGYNERLVLGSLAAGGTLGILIPPSINFIVYGVLMEVSIGRLYIAGIFPGILLSLLFMAVIFYAAVLRPGVAPRETAVSWKTRLIGLLDMLPTFFLIFLVLGTIYLGVATPTEAAGFGVTGAFLLALFSRRVSPAMLREVFLSSARTTAMVMLILTAAFILNSTLAILGVPYAISKAVASWGLTPTVTLVVLVLFYLFLGTFMDGFAMMVTTIPVILPVLKTMNIDLVWFGVIAVILTEAALISPPEGLNLYVIHGLRQNPGAGERRTIMDVYLGVLPFFLMMLLGIAFIIMFPQIALWLPTTMKGS
- a CDS encoding 2-dehydropantoate 2-reductase; this translates as MRIGITGAGAIGSVVGGMLTRAGHDVTLIDQWPEHVEAMKRSGLRLSGTCGEHLIPVRALHIHELQSVGEPFDAVFIAVKSYDTEWATALCVAYLKQPDGVVVDFQNGVNDERVAAIAGRERTLGCVITIGAGLYEPGHAIRTDRGSVGFRIGELDGAESGRVHDLVKVMNDVAPAKVTTNLRGERWSKLGVNCMANPLAGLSGFGSAEVRSQPEPRRIAIQIAAEVVKVGRALGYEVEPIYGIAPQRMVDAAEGRGLAAVEADMAAGVQFLSGGRPSLLQDVMKGRRTEVNYLNGYVSEQGRKVGVKTPFNDAIVELFRRHGVGLRPDPRNLEPLLKLLPG
- a CDS encoding TRAP transporter substrate-binding protein, whose translation is MRRKLLVAGMAALLVLAVGSDAALAQLKWKAVATSRPLPQFKLWEWLAEELDKRTKGQIKLDVVSLPELGLTGFELVRVMKAGLVDIGDVLPTYVAGDVPVIEAVDLPGLFADFETSVKAHIAFMPVFKKYEDKLGGVVLGAYLWPHQVIFSRKPVRGPADLKGLKVRVYGTAQTEFSRALGLEPVSVAFAEVYTALDRGTVDAGFTGTYSGWGVKWFEVTKHLVDVNHGPVSGTFAVSKKTWDKLTPELRELLTKLGQEFSEKGWEVGRWTTQQGVDRNREKGMEWVPTSPAMAAAVKEAVKNAVVPNWIKRAGPDAKPIFNQYVAPYAGFTIP
- a CDS encoding AMP-binding protein, with protein sequence MESLDTQTVERRVIEIVEELLTELRGGSGRQAVSPDASVDRDLGLGSLERVELLLRLEQAFGVRLPDAVMAEADTLLDLVNAVHTAGPSAPEIVLRPSPRPSVGAPAPAASRTLADVLRWQAAAQPGRTHMFLREEDGSERPITYGALWDRASAIAAGLHARGLQRGDAVALMLRTEADFFGAFFGTLLAGGVPVPIYPPFRPDQIGEYLERQVRILQNAGARLLITFREAERVAALLMARVPSLAQVAGAQRLALPGAEPASVHLDPEDPALIQYTSGSTGEPKGVLLTHANLVANIRASGRAIAIGPDDVGVSWLPLYHDMGLIGWLLALYHGIPIVILSPLAFLARPARWLQALHAYRGTLSVAPNFAYELCVRKVTDDELQGLDLSSWRLAFNGAEPVSPDTLERFTRRFAPYGFRPAAMCPVYGLAEAAAALTVPPTERGPWVDRVVRERFQRDRVAHPAAPEDQNPLRFVSCGRPLSEHEVRIVDADGRPLGERIEGHIQFRGPSVTRGYFRNPDASRAAIHDGWMDSGDLGYTADGELFITGRRKDLIIKAGRNLYPQEVEEVVGNIPGIRKGCVAAFGIADPAIGTERLVVVAESRETTPEARARLEAAVIERLAATVGIPPDVVVIAPQGSVLKTSSGKVRRSATCDAYLAGKLGVRRWAWAQWAWLLMRGLGGRGGRLLGQALRLGYAAYVGLLLLPALPVIWALVLILPPGRPVDRLVRRFCRILLASAGCRIRVEGLDSLRGLGTAILAANHASYLDAVALSAALPLEFRFVAMRELEAVPFIKTVLGKVGHVMVERTDLSRSVADAGRVTAMLRGDVPLLVFPEGTFVRSAGLLPFKLGAFKAAVEAGCPVVPIILRGTREILPADTWLPRPGQITVTIGAPMKPEGEGWREVVRLRDAVRAEMARRCG